A section of the Pseudanabaena mucicola str. Chao 1806 genome encodes:
- a CDS encoding Uma2 family endonuclease gives MVNLTYSQNCQLPTAEELPSSDETPVDNQLQNDIPNLLLSLLASIWAGRDDWYFGVDMAVYYNPNEPAIVPDGFLALGVKHDTGERGRLSYVLWEERNIMPIFSLEVISEKYNSEYEDKLADYEALGILNYAIYNPLSGRKGRFKNRARLEVYRLTSGKYELLTMENNRVWLPEIGLGLGYEKGEYIGWDREWLYWYDESGIRYLTAEERATKAEIMATQQGLIANQERLAKQQAEQKAQRLEEMLKAMGVDVDQI, from the coding sequence ATGGTCAACCTCACTTATTCTCAAAATTGCCAACTTCCTACTGCTGAAGAGTTGCCATCATCAGACGAAACCCCTGTGGATAATCAATTACAAAATGACATTCCCAATTTATTGCTAAGTTTATTAGCCTCAATCTGGGCAGGGCGTGATGATTGGTATTTTGGTGTGGATATGGCGGTTTACTATAATCCCAATGAACCAGCGATCGTGCCTGATGGTTTTCTAGCGCTTGGAGTCAAGCATGATACGGGTGAAAGAGGTCGGCTGAGCTATGTTCTATGGGAAGAGCGTAATATTATGCCGATTTTTAGCTTGGAAGTAATTTCGGAAAAATACAACAGTGAATATGAGGATAAATTAGCGGATTATGAAGCTTTAGGGATATTGAATTATGCGATTTATAATCCTTTGAGTGGTCGAAAGGGTCGCTTTAAAAATAGAGCTAGATTAGAAGTCTATCGATTGACTTCTGGAAAATATGAACTCCTAACAATGGAGAATAATCGGGTTTGGCTGCCTGAAATAGGACTTGGGCTTGGCTATGAAAAAGGTGAGTACATTGGATGGGATCGAGAATGGCTCTATTGGTATGATGAGTCGGGTATCCGCTATTTAACGGCTGAAGAAAGGGCGACTAAGGCTGAAATCATGGCAACTCAGCAGGGTTTAATCGCTAATCAGGAACGTCTAGCTAAGCAACAAGCAGAACAAAAGGCTCAGCGTCTTGAGGAAATGCTGAAAGCAATGGGAGTTGATGTTGATCAAATTTAA
- the upp gene encoding uracil phosphoribosyltransferase has protein sequence MAPQLRVYVPPHPIIRHWLTIVREKHTPVPLFRAAMSELGKWLTYEAIRECLPVQEVDIETPIGSASGQLIDASIPLAIVPILRAGLAMLEGCQTLLPTANVYHLGLVRNEETLEASCYLNRLPERFEPETRIFIVEPMMATGGSIITTLKLLTERGADPVFIRIINALCAPPALQLINQQFPPVQIYSAGIDEVVNEQGWIVPGLGDAGDRSFGT, from the coding sequence ATGGCTCCTCAATTGCGCGTATATGTTCCTCCCCATCCCATCATCCGCCATTGGCTTACAATTGTGCGGGAGAAACATACACCTGTTCCCCTATTTCGCGCAGCCATGAGTGAACTTGGAAAATGGCTGACCTATGAGGCAATTCGTGAATGTTTGCCAGTGCAGGAAGTTGATATTGAAACACCCATAGGATCTGCTTCAGGACAATTAATTGATGCTTCCATCCCTTTAGCAATTGTGCCAATTTTACGAGCAGGATTGGCTATGCTAGAAGGATGTCAAACTCTCTTGCCAACGGCTAATGTTTACCATTTGGGATTAGTACGTAATGAAGAAACCCTTGAGGCTAGCTGCTATCTCAATCGTTTACCAGAAAGATTTGAGCCAGAAACTCGTATTTTCATTGTGGAGCCAATGATGGCAACGGGTGGATCAATTATCACTACTTTGAAATTACTCACAGAGAGAGGGGCTGATCCCGTTTTCATTCGGATTATCAATGCTCTATGTGCGCCACCAGCTTTGCAGCTAATTAATCAACAGTTCCCACCAGTACAAATCTACTCCGCTGGTATTGATGAAGTTGTCAATGAGCAAGGATGGATTGTTCCTGGATTAGGTGATGCAGGCGATCGCTCTTTTGGTACATAG
- the menH gene encoding 2-succinyl-6-hydroxy-2,4-cyclohexadiene-1-carboxylate synthase → MLRRVQIGNCRVTYYAEGDPSYPAILFLHGFMGDCHEFKQAIAGLSKRFYCVAIDLMGHGQTCFIKQFSQNAVMVDQQEYYYTIQANADLVIKFLDFLRLDYCFLIGYSLGGRLALYLTLHFSQYFHKVVLESASAGLRTDAERSDRLAKDQQLAARLENEDFRQFLENWYQQPIFDSLRSHPDFPELLEQRLNNSPYQLAKSLRNLSTGMQPSLWEDLHKIEIPLLLLAGELDPKFVKINQQMEQLTKCSQLQIAPNCGHNIHFENTELFVEKIQAFFSK, encoded by the coding sequence ATGTTACGCAGAGTACAAATTGGTAACTGTAGAGTTACATACTACGCAGAGGGAGATCCCAGTTATCCAGCAATTTTGTTTTTGCATGGATTTATGGGTGATTGCCATGAGTTTAAACAAGCGATCGCGGGATTGTCTAAACGATTTTATTGTGTGGCGATCGACTTAATGGGACATGGACAAACGTGTTTCATTAAACAATTTTCTCAAAATGCAGTTATGGTTGATCAACAAGAGTATTACTACACAATACAAGCCAATGCTGATCTTGTTATTAAATTTTTAGATTTTCTTCGTCTGGATTACTGTTTCTTGATAGGTTATTCCTTGGGTGGCAGGTTAGCTTTATATCTAACCTTGCATTTTTCACAATATTTTCATAAAGTAGTTTTAGAATCTGCATCCGCAGGTTTACGCACGGATGCCGAAAGGAGCGATCGCTTAGCCAAAGATCAGCAACTCGCTGCTAGATTAGAAAATGAAGATTTTAGACAATTTCTAGAAAATTGGTATCAACAGCCTATTTTTGATTCGCTGCGATCGCATCCCGATTTTCCTGAATTATTAGAACAACGGCTCAATAACTCACCATATCAATTAGCTAAATCTCTACGCAATCTTAGTACAGGAATGCAGCCATCATTATGGGAAGATCTGCATAAAATCGAAATCCCCTTACTTTTGCTAGCAGGAGAGTTAGATCCTAAGTTTGTCAAAATCAATCAACAAATGGAACAACTAACAAAATGTTCCCAGTTACAAATTGCGCCTAACTGTGGACACAATATCCATTTTGAGAATACCGAATTATTTGTAGAAAAGATTCAAGCTTTTTTCTCAAAATAA
- a CDS encoding transposase family protein, translating to MLDLERILKQDCLLRATTGLNRKAFEALLPDLAGAYGQSRVKPDVVRKRAVGGGRKATLRTSQDKLFYIFFYCKCYGTFDLMGVLFGFDRSCAWDWVHALLPDLEQALGYKQVLPTRKLRSMEEFLERFPDVKEVIVDGTERPVQRPQDPDQQKEHYSGKKKRHTRKHITGRTRKKRVILLTKARAGTVHDKRQLDEEDLVGNIPDEVAIEGDLGFQGLQNEYKNVRLPHKKPKGKELSEQQKQENREFSRQRVVCEHAHAGIKRYRSVADVYRNRGSDFDNRLMLNAVGLWNLYLDAA from the coding sequence ATGTTGGATCTAGAACGCATTCTCAAGCAGGATTGCCTACTGCGGGCAACAACAGGACTCAACCGCAAAGCGTTTGAAGCGCTGCTGCCTGATTTGGCAGGGGCTTATGGGCAAAGTCGAGTCAAACCCGATGTTGTCCGCAAGCGTGCAGTAGGCGGTGGACGCAAAGCCACGTTGCGAACCAGTCAGGACAAACTGTTCTACATTTTTTTCTACTGCAAATGTTATGGCACCTTTGACTTGATGGGTGTATTGTTTGGCTTTGACCGCTCCTGCGCCTGGGACTGGGTACATGCTTTGTTGCCCGACCTGGAGCAGGCATTAGGGTACAAACAGGTGCTTCCAACGCGCAAACTGCGGAGCATGGAGGAATTTCTAGAACGCTTTCCAGACGTGAAGGAGGTGATTGTTGATGGCACGGAGCGTCCGGTACAGCGTCCCCAAGACCCCGACCAACAAAAGGAGCATTACTCCGGCAAAAAGAAACGCCATACTCGTAAGCACATCACGGGCCGTACGCGAAAAAAGCGAGTCATCCTCTTGACGAAGGCGAGAGCAGGCACTGTTCATGACAAACGACAACTCGACGAAGAAGACTTGGTGGGTAACATTCCCGATGAAGTCGCGATAGAAGGAGACTTAGGATTTCAAGGATTACAGAATGAGTATAAGAACGTTCGTTTGCCACACAAGAAACCCAAGGGCAAGGAATTGAGCGAACAACAGAAGCAGGAGAACCGAGAGTTCAGTCGTCAACGGGTTGTGTGTGAACATGCCCATGCAGGCATTAAGCGTTATCGTTCGGTCGCGGACGTTTATCGCAATCGTGGGTCTGATTTCGATAACCGCTTAATGTTGAATGCAGTCGGTTTGTGGAACTTGTATCTGGATGCAGCGTAA
- a CDS encoding NACHT domain-containing protein yields MTNASASVCPFAVGGKITDRKSFIGRRDEIELIISHMQSDRASLSIVGDRRIGKSSLIYHIAQTYEDRVINVDQFVVIYLSLQQANCRNRESFYQAIAAELLKLPKVQVRHELADPLRVLPSDEITFESILQAWQAAKVLPVVCLDDFEELLDRTDSFDKNFYDYLRSLITSQKLMLVIASRKPLIVYSRQKKLTSDFFNVFTNKRLTEFKDDEAKDLVRLPHADHPALGEEKRTLALQWGDHHPCLLQIAAWCLWEAKKLDHSHEWAKRQFEERKLGIPRRQSPLKWTLQSVIRLGSFGQAIGDNIDDWGNFVKGMFILLLIVAMGTGAANWQQVKGWFDNTAQEIKQNFK; encoded by the coding sequence ATGACCAATGCTAGTGCTTCAGTATGTCCCTTTGCGGTTGGTGGTAAGATTACCGATCGCAAGTCATTTATTGGTCGGCGGGACGAGATTGAGTTGATTATTAGCCATATGCAAAGCGATCGCGCTAGTCTCAGCATTGTGGGCGATCGCAGAATTGGTAAATCATCCTTGATCTATCACATTGCTCAGACCTATGAAGATCGGGTCATCAATGTCGATCAATTCGTAGTAATTTATCTGTCTTTGCAACAAGCAAATTGTCGCAATCGAGAGAGCTTTTATCAAGCAATAGCAGCAGAATTGTTGAAACTGCCGAAGGTGCAAGTCCGTCATGAACTTGCCGATCCATTGCGAGTACTTCCCTCCGATGAGATCACCTTTGAAAGCATTTTACAAGCATGGCAAGCTGCAAAGGTATTGCCTGTTGTCTGTTTGGATGACTTTGAAGAACTGCTAGATCGCACAGATAGCTTTGATAAAAACTTTTATGATTATCTCCGATCGCTGATCACCTCTCAAAAGCTAATGCTTGTGATTGCTTCGCGCAAACCTCTAATAGTTTACAGTCGCCAAAAGAAACTCACATCTGACTTTTTTAATGTTTTTACAAATAAGCGCCTCACAGAATTTAAAGACGATGAAGCGAAAGACTTAGTACGCCTTCCCCATGCTGATCACCCTGCCTTGGGAGAAGAAAAGAGAACTTTGGCGCTACAGTGGGGCGATCATCATCCTTGCTTGTTGCAAATTGCGGCATGGTGTCTGTGGGAGGCAAAAAAACTTGATCACAGTCATGAATGGGCAAAAAGGCAATTTGAAGAGCGAAAATTGGGCATCCCGCGCCGTCAGAGTCCGCTTAAATGGACGCTCCAATCTGTCATACGTTTAGGGAGTTTTGGACAGGCGATCGGTGACAATATTGATGATTGGGGCAATTTTGTCAAAGGAATGTTTATTCTATTGTTGATTGTTGCAATGGGTACAGGCGCGGCAAACTGGCAACAGGTGAAGGGCTGGTTTGATAATACGGCACAAGAAATTAAGCAAAATTTTAAATAA
- a CDS encoding leucine-rich repeat domain-containing protein has translation MSQLRWLELQNPTLPSEMGMLKFLTWLDLCENQLASLPLEIGNLKSLTELDLRKKQLTSLPEEIGNLTNLTDLYLGNNQLTSIPAEIGNLTNITELDLSYNQLTSLPPEIANLQNLVRLDIRGNAIDVTSLSNLQYGMILL, from the coding sequence TTGAGCCAATTGAGATGGCTAGAGTTGCAGAATCCAACTTTGCCATCAGAGATGGGAATGCTGAAGTTCTTAACATGGCTCGATCTCTGTGAAAACCAACTCGCTAGTTTGCCTTTAGAAATTGGTAATCTCAAGAGCTTAACGGAACTCGATTTACGCAAAAAACAACTCACCAGTTTACCCGAAGAAATTGGCAATCTCACCAATTTGACCGATCTCTATCTTGGGAATAATCAACTAACTTCTATTCCTGCGGAAATTGGGAATCTCACGAATATAACTGAACTTGATTTGTCCTACAATCAGCTTACAAGCTTGCCCCCAGAAATTGCGAACCTCCAGAATTTAGTAAGACTGGATATTCGAGGTAATGCCATCGATGTGACTTCTTTAAGCAATTTGCAATATGGCATGATTTTGCTCTAA
- the thrS gene encoding threonine--tRNA ligase, whose protein sequence is MDAVAVMPSESKPSDIKPSDILRQADTEKLARIRHTCSHVMAMAVQKLYPDAKVTIGPATENGFYYDFDRQEPFAPSDLKAIAKEMKRIIKWNQPLVRQELPRPEMLAEIEKLNEPYKIELLAAIPEGQNISRYFIGDPDKFEKQPWWDLCAGPHLESTSDIHPEAFALESIAGAYWRGDEKNPMLQRIYGTAWETPEQLQAYQAMLEEAKRRDHRTIGKDLQLFSIQEDAGGGLVFWHPKGAIIRNTIETFWKETHAQNGYEAVTTPHMANLDLWKISGHNDFYRESMFQPMEVEHQVYQLKPMNCPFHVLIYKDTLHSYKEFPIRYAELGTVYRYERSGTMHGLMRVRGFTQDDAHIFCTEEQIESEILGVLNLAELILSTFGFENYEINLSTRPEKYVGSDAIWEKSTEALKQALNHKGWNYVVDEGGGAFYGPKIDIKIEDAIGRRWQCSTIQLDFNLPDRFEMEYVGEDGVRHQPIMIHRALFGSVERFIGVLIENYAGDFPLWLAPVQARLIAVSDGQMAYAEEVATKMKAAGLRVQLDYSGDRMAKQIRKAELEKVPVMAVIGAKEVEAGTLSIRSRKNGELGAISVDEAISKMKSVISDRTWF, encoded by the coding sequence ATGGATGCAGTTGCAGTAATGCCCAGCGAAAGCAAACCTAGTGATATTAAACCTAGTGATATCCTGCGGCAAGCCGATACCGAAAAACTAGCGCGGATTCGCCACACTTGCTCGCACGTGATGGCAATGGCAGTCCAAAAGTTATATCCCGATGCGAAGGTGACTATCGGTCCTGCAACTGAAAATGGCTTTTACTATGACTTCGATCGCCAAGAGCCTTTTGCTCCTAGTGACTTAAAAGCGATCGCTAAGGAAATGAAGCGGATCATCAAGTGGAATCAACCCCTTGTGCGTCAGGAATTGCCTCGTCCTGAGATGCTAGCGGAAATCGAAAAACTCAATGAGCCATACAAAATTGAGCTATTAGCAGCGATTCCTGAAGGGCAAAATATTAGCCGCTACTTCATCGGTGATCCAGATAAATTTGAAAAGCAACCTTGGTGGGACTTGTGCGCGGGTCCTCACCTCGAAAGCACTAGTGATATTCATCCCGAGGCCTTTGCTCTCGAAAGTATTGCAGGAGCATATTGGCGTGGAGACGAAAAGAATCCGATGCTGCAACGGATCTACGGCACGGCATGGGAAACCCCTGAGCAACTTCAGGCTTACCAAGCCATGCTCGAAGAAGCAAAACGTCGCGATCACCGCACCATCGGTAAAGATTTGCAACTATTCAGCATTCAAGAAGATGCTGGTGGTGGTTTGGTGTTCTGGCATCCTAAAGGCGCGATTATCCGCAACACCATCGAAACCTTCTGGAAAGAGACCCATGCTCAGAATGGCTATGAGGCAGTAACTACGCCCCATATGGCAAACTTGGATTTATGGAAAATCTCAGGACATAACGACTTCTATCGCGAAAGTATGTTTCAGCCGATGGAAGTAGAACATCAGGTTTATCAGCTAAAGCCAATGAACTGTCCTTTCCATGTGCTAATCTACAAAGATACGCTCCATTCCTATAAGGAATTCCCGATTCGCTATGCTGAGCTTGGAACGGTCTATCGTTACGAGCGATCTGGAACCATGCATGGCTTGATGCGCGTGCGCGGCTTTACCCAAGATGATGCTCACATTTTCTGTACCGAAGAACAAATTGAATCGGAAATCCTCGGTGTTCTCAATCTTGCGGAATTGATTCTCTCTACCTTTGGTTTTGAGAATTATGAGATCAATCTTTCTACCCGCCCCGAAAAATATGTCGGTTCCGATGCGATCTGGGAAAAATCTACGGAAGCTCTCAAACAAGCGCTCAATCACAAGGGCTGGAACTATGTGGTTGATGAAGGCGGCGGTGCATTTTACGGGCCAAAGATTGATATCAAGATCGAGGATGCGATCGGTCGCCGTTGGCAATGTTCCACGATTCAACTAGATTTCAATTTGCCCGATCGCTTCGAGATGGAGTATGTCGGTGAAGATGGTGTGCGTCATCAACCGATCATGATTCACCGAGCCTTGTTTGGTTCGGTTGAGCGTTTCATCGGTGTTTTGATTGAGAACTATGCAGGAGATTTCCCACTTTGGCTTGCACCAGTCCAAGCGCGTTTGATTGCTGTGTCTGATGGTCAAATGGCATATGCCGAAGAAGTTGCAACCAAGATGAAAGCCGCAGGTTTGCGCGTACAGCTAGACTATAGCGGTGATCGCATGGCGAAGCAAATCCGTAAAGCAGAACTTGAAAAAGTACCTGTGATGGCAGTGATCGGGGCAAAGGAAGTCGAAGCAGGAACCTTGAGTATCCGCAGTCGTAAAAATGGTGAGCTTGGAGCGATCTCTGTCGATGAAGCGATTAGTAAGATGAAATCTGTCATTAGCGATCGCACTTGGTTCTAG
- the bioD gene encoding dethiobiotin synthase gives MTKPLLIVGSDTGVGKTVLTAALAAYWLTYRDRNSSLDTPSTSLGIYKPLQSGEGDREFYSQTFSLSQTLAEITPLYFETPIAPAIAAYKEGKAIDLGLIWQQFQKLQQQKECLLVEAMGGLGSPITDEYIVADLARDWHLDAILVVPVRLGAISQAVANVSLATLQKVKLRGIVLSCSQIYTEEEIEQLAPPLMISRLTSVPILGILPYIQNLSDISQLAQAASDLDIERILV, from the coding sequence ATGACGAAACCTTTACTAATTGTTGGTAGTGATACGGGTGTGGGCAAGACTGTGTTAACCGCAGCCCTAGCAGCCTATTGGTTAACCTATCGAGATCGCAATTCATCTTTAGATACACCTAGTACATCTTTAGGGATTTATAAGCCTTTGCAATCAGGAGAAGGCGATCGCGAATTTTATAGTCAAACTTTTTCTCTATCGCAAACCCTTGCGGAGATTACTCCCCTATATTTTGAAACTCCGATTGCCCCTGCGATCGCTGCTTATAAAGAAGGAAAAGCGATCGACTTAGGATTAATTTGGCAACAGTTCCAGAAATTGCAACAACAAAAAGAGTGTTTGCTAGTAGAAGCAATGGGAGGATTAGGTTCACCAATTACCGATGAGTACATTGTGGCGGATTTGGCTCGAGATTGGCATCTAGATGCGATCTTAGTTGTGCCTGTGCGATTGGGAGCAATTTCTCAGGCGGTCGCTAATGTGTCTCTAGCAACTTTGCAGAAGGTGAAGTTGCGCGGAATTGTCCTGAGTTGCTCACAAATCTATACCGAAGAGGAAATCGAGCAACTTGCACCGCCTCTGATGATTTCCAGACTGACCTCAGTGCCTATACTAGGCATCCTGCCCTATATTCAGAATCTCAGCGATATTTCCCAACTTGCCCAAGCTGCTTCTGATTTAGATATAGAAAGAATTCTCGTTTAG
- a CDS encoding PrsW family glutamic-type intramembrane protease gives MYDRLTSIAFLKEISADQQGFDRAEIVATLGDRIITLGRDPSCDIAININLYGAVSRRHAEIRPIVNKSFQGWEICDLDSANGTLINDRRLYGCYPLNHGDRIQLTKDGPQFIFELGSSPDTRFGKDYSRRPQSQITSITLTKLLPIFSTGNDLWQKAYLLPGMTTVGFVVMMFAFLGQPQLFNLTISVYISLAAYYFVYQLCGKNKPWWVILGAAIFTAIILRSPILNLFLWFFYKVLPGNAPTGQVSFVSVLISMFFGAGMMEELLKALPVFLLWFMGLRLGKKWRSRVGISEPLDGILIGAASAVGFTLTETLGLYVPSIVQSVANQTASPEIAQLTGLQLLIPRVLGSVAGHMAYSGYFGYFIGLSVMKPSLRWQILTIGYLSSALLHALWNTSALVNFWLLAIVGGVSYAFLVAAILKAHSFSSRV, from the coding sequence ATGTATGATCGCCTTACCTCAATCGCATTTCTCAAAGAAATTTCAGCCGATCAACAAGGCTTTGATCGGGCTGAAATTGTGGCGACTTTAGGCGATCGCATTATTACCTTGGGGCGTGATCCTAGCTGTGACATTGCGATCAATATCAATCTTTATGGAGCCGTTTCCCGTCGCCATGCGGAGATTCGTCCCATAGTTAATAAAAGTTTTCAAGGCTGGGAAATCTGCGATCTTGATAGCGCCAATGGTACATTGATTAATGATCGCCGCTTGTATGGTTGTTATCCGCTAAATCATGGCGATCGCATTCAGTTGACCAAAGATGGTCCTCAGTTTATCTTTGAGTTGGGGTCTAGTCCTGATACTAGGTTTGGTAAAGACTATAGCCGTCGTCCGCAATCGCAAATTACGAGCATTACACTGACAAAACTATTACCAATTTTCTCGACAGGGAACGATCTTTGGCAGAAAGCCTATCTCCTCCCAGGGATGACAACGGTTGGCTTTGTGGTGATGATGTTTGCATTTTTGGGGCAACCCCAATTATTTAACCTCACAATTTCTGTCTATATCAGTCTCGCCGCCTATTATTTTGTCTATCAGCTTTGTGGCAAGAATAAGCCTTGGTGGGTGATTTTAGGTGCTGCAATATTTACCGCAATTATTCTCAGAAGCCCAATTTTAAATCTATTTCTTTGGTTCTTCTATAAAGTCTTACCTGGAAATGCGCCAACTGGACAGGTGAGTTTTGTCAGTGTTTTGATTTCCATGTTTTTTGGGGCGGGGATGATGGAGGAATTGCTCAAAGCATTACCCGTTTTTTTGCTTTGGTTTATGGGTTTGCGATTGGGAAAGAAATGGCGATCGCGTGTTGGAATTAGTGAACCTCTAGATGGCATCTTAATTGGAGCCGCTTCCGCAGTTGGCTTTACCTTGACGGAAACTCTCGGGTTATATGTACCAAGTATTGTCCAGAGTGTGGCAAATCAAACAGCTAGCCCTGAGATCGCTCAACTAACTGGTTTACAATTGCTTATTCCCCGTGTGCTGGGTTCCGTAGCGGGGCATATGGCTTATAGTGGCTATTTCGGCTATTTCATCGGGTTAAGCGTGATGAAACCTTCGCTTCGTTGGCAAATTCTCACGATTGGCTATCTCAGTTCTGCGTTGCTCCATGCCTTGTGGAATACTAGTGCCTTGGTCAATTTTTGGCTATTAGCGATCGTGGGTGGCGTTTCCTACGCATTTCTTGTTGCGGCGATACTCAAAGCCCATAGTTTTTCTTCTAGAGTCTAA
- a CDS encoding glycoside hydrolase family 10 protein has product MGKINFGFWRSRLRFLLLIFFGLVMALMINFPFWAIAQTPVSSNAPASDAPINTIEQPIITPIRPTNNNELRGVWLTNVDSEVLFSKQRIQQAVNRLKRLKFNTLYPTVWNGGYTLYPSNVAEKTFGVSIDPNPDLQNRDMLAEAIELGHEQNFAVIPWFEYGLMTEEGSELMRQHPDWVSKRKDGSQVFVHGENNQHRLVWLTPAHPEVQKFLTDLIVEVVKKYDLDGIQLDDHFGMPSELGYDDYTINLYKKEHFGRLPSDDFQDPEWMRWRASKLSNLMQKITKSVRAVKSNCLISLSPNPKDFSYKKYLQDWYSWVYLGLIDELVVQIYRDNIENFTRELELPEWQEIRQKVPVAIGILTGLRIKNVDMRQIKGQVKVAREMSFDGFSFFFYETLGNRDASFESLLFAPANRPDIKSIASARS; this is encoded by the coding sequence ATGGGGAAAATTAATTTTGGATTTTGGCGATCGCGATTACGCTTTCTACTTTTGATATTCTTTGGGTTAGTGATGGCGTTAATGATCAATTTCCCTTTTTGGGCGATCGCTCAAACTCCTGTTAGCAGTAATGCTCCAGCAAGTGACGCTCCAATTAACACAATTGAGCAACCAATAATTACCCCAATTCGACCCACCAATAACAACGAGTTACGCGGCGTTTGGTTGACAAATGTTGATAGTGAAGTTTTATTTTCCAAACAACGCATCCAGCAGGCAGTTAACAGGCTGAAACGCTTGAAATTTAATACACTCTATCCCACTGTTTGGAATGGGGGATATACACTTTATCCTAGCAATGTCGCTGAAAAAACCTTTGGCGTAAGTATTGATCCTAACCCTGACCTTCAAAATCGCGATATGCTTGCGGAAGCCATTGAATTGGGGCATGAGCAAAATTTTGCAGTTATTCCTTGGTTTGAATATGGATTAATGACCGAGGAAGGTTCGGAATTAATGCGCCAACATCCTGATTGGGTTAGTAAACGGAAAGATGGTTCTCAAGTCTTTGTTCATGGCGAAAATAACCAGCATCGACTAGTTTGGCTTACACCTGCCCACCCAGAAGTCCAAAAGTTTCTGACGGATCTAATTGTGGAAGTCGTTAAAAAATATGATTTAGATGGGATTCAACTAGACGATCATTTTGGCATGCCCTCAGAGCTTGGCTATGATGACTATACGATAAATTTATATAAAAAAGAGCATTTCGGTAGGCTGCCATCTGACGATTTTCAAGATCCCGAATGGATGCGATGGCGGGCTAGTAAGCTAAGTAATTTGATGCAAAAGATCACTAAATCTGTCAGAGCAGTCAAATCTAATTGCTTAATTTCTTTATCTCCTAATCCGAAGGATTTTTCCTACAAAAAATACCTCCAAGATTGGTATAGCTGGGTTTATTTAGGATTAATAGATGAGTTAGTCGTCCAGATTTATCGAGATAATATTGAAAACTTTACCAGAGAGTTAGAACTTCCCGAATGGCAAGAAATTCGCCAAAAAGTTCCTGTTGCTATTGGGATTCTGACAGGTTTAAGAATTAAAAATGTTGATATGCGTCAAATTAAGGGGCAGGTCAAGGTTGCTCGCGAGATGTCATTTGATGGTTTTTCTTTTTTCTTTTATGAAACACTAGGCAATCGTGACGCATCTTTTGAGTCACTCCTTTTTGCGCCTGCAAATCGTCCAGATATCAAAAGTATCGCTTCAGCAAGAAGCTAA